From the genome of Trachemys scripta elegans isolate TJP31775 chromosome 2, CAS_Tse_1.0, whole genome shotgun sequence:
GGGGCAGGACTAGGGCCAGGTCCAGAGCTGTGGCCGGACCACAGGCTGGGGCCTCGTCTGAGGGCGCGGCTCGGACCCAGGGCCTCAGCGGGAggcggggccagagcagagctgggagtggactGGGTTTGGATGGCGGTGCTCTGGATTAGACCATCTTCTGATAAccttaggtgaaatcctggccccattcaagtcaacgggagttttgccattgacttctgctCGCCATAGTTCCTTATACTGCCCTCCTCATCAAACTCTGAGCACCTGCCAGCAGCGCTTTAAGTGACACAACTCCCATGTCTTACAAATGGGTTCGTTCTTTCTCTCATCATCTCCCCCGGTTGAagaagtgtgtgtggtggtggagcGTTCTGCCTTGGTCGGTTTTTTGGTGTTTGTATTAATATGCACAGGCTGCTCAGGGGAGCTAGATTTATTTCACTGCATGatgggccagaccctgcaccgATGGAAGTGCATCTGTGACATCTGTGATGCCGAGCCAGGCCCCGTGTGTGTGATGTGGATTACTGCCCTGCTTTAGAATGCAAACGACATGGGTCAGGGACAGCGTCTTCCTTTGGGTTGCAGACAGTACCACGCACGCTGCCGGGGCTCGGTGCAGAACGAGAGTAATTCATACAAACTGTATTCCCTGCAAAGCACATTTCTGCAGTGATGTCGTTGGGAGTCTGAAAACAGCAATCACAGTTTGCTCTCGATTACATGTTTTAAAAGCAGGGTTCAGAAGAGCCTGAtttataaaaagcaaacaaaacaaacagcttcCCATCTTGCACCTCAATTTAGGCCTGTCAATAATAATTGCAGTATAATTATGCAGGCACCAATGAAGGTATGTAGCTGTTACGCCGCTCCCCTGGGTGTGTCGTCAGCAGAACGTATTGAATCTGAGACCTCTGGTTTGAGATGCATGGGCTGCTCCTGCCTGAGCTACGAAACCCATTGCTGATAACTGAggctctagctcaggggtgggcaaacattttggcctgagggccacatcgaggaatagaaattgtatggcgggccatgaattatcacaaaattggggttgggctgtgggagtgggtgagggctctggttgggaggtgcaggctctggggtggggctggggatgaggagtttgaggtgcaggagggtgctctgggctggaactgaGGGGtgcggagggtgggagggggagcagggcgggggcaaGGGTGCAGgtaggggtgcaggttctggctgggggtgcgggctctggggtggggctggggataagaggtttggggtgcaggagtgttctgggctgggattgaggggtttggagagcaggaggggaatcagggctgtggttcgggtgcagggagaggctcaggggtgcaggctccgagtggcgcttacctcaagtggctcccggaagcagtggcatgtcccttctctgtctCCTGCACGCTGACCCATCCACAGGcattgtccctgcagctcccattggagtgtgTAGGAGCCAAAGCAGGGCCATGCTGTTGCTTCCGGGAGTTGCGTGGTGCGGCCCCTGACCCAGCACCCCGGCTGGAGTGGGTCGAGCTGCGTGGTGTGGCCCCCAACCCAGTGCCCCGGCTGGAGTGGTGCCAAACCACGTGGTGTGGTCCCCAACCCAGCGCCCCGGCCGGAGCAGGGAAAGCCCTAGACCCTgttccccagcgggagcttgtgggccggcttaaaacggcttggcccgcaggctgtagtttgcccacccctgctctagctggTTCATCAATCTCTGTCTCTGGCCCAACCACCACCAAGGCAGGGACAAAGTGCCAAactgaatcacagaatcatagactatcagggttggaagggacttcaggaggtcatctagctcaaagcaggaccaatccccaactaaatcatcccagccagggccttgtcaagcctgaccttaaaaacctctaaggaaggagattccaccacctccctaggtaacccattccagtgcttcaccaccttcctagtgaaatagtttttcctaatatccaacctaaacctcccccactgcaacttgagaccattactccttgttctgtcatctgctaccactgagaacagtctatatccatcctctttggaacccccctttcaggtagttgaaagcagctatcaaatcctccctcattcttctcttccgcagactaaataatcccagttccctcagcctctcctcataagtcatgtgcttcagcccccctACCCATGAAAAagatcaagaaagaaagaaagtgattCAGACTCTTCCAGAGTGAATACAAGTTCAAACATGGTATAAATatgccatgcactgctacagactagggaccgagtggctaagtagcagttctacagaaaaggacctaggggttacagtggacgagaagctggatatgagtcaacagtgtgcccttgttgccaagaaagctaacggcattttgggctgtataagtaggggcattgccagcagatcgagggacgtgatcattcctctctattcggcattggtgaggcctcatctgagtactgtgccccacactacaaaaaatatgtggaaaaattggaaagagtccagcggagggcacatctacactgcctCACAGTTCAGACCAAGGGGGGGTGAATAGCAGTGCACAGCAAAGTGCTCTGCTGTAACTACCCCCACATGGATGCTGTGGGCACTACTATTTTAGAGGTCCGGAGCTTGCACTCATGAGGTGCACTTGCAAATCAGGCAGTAATGTCTCCTTGCCTTCATCCGTGTGTCTGAGTAGCTGTGCTCTGAAAAGGGAAAGTGGGGAGGCCCTGTTAAAAATAAAGCTAATGCTAACCCCAGATCTGTAGAATAATGATATATTGTTCCTTCCCAGTCATCTGCCTCTTGCAAAACTCACATGCTTTTAAGTGACTGCTTTATGTGTGATTCTTTCAGGGGGTTGTATTTGATTTAAACTTTCTTAAGCATATGGTTTTGCAAAGGGTTTTAAAAAGCTCCattactctgaaaaaaaaaaatcctgctctcGTTTGCCTGGTTTTGTGTTTCTTGGCTCGTTTACAAAACGGGCTTCAGGAATCAGAGCTGGATTCTGCAGGACGCTGAACATCTTCTAGCCCTGCAGCACCACTCGGGATCAGGTCCGTAATTCATTCTTTCCTGTATCAACTGCTGCCCGAGTGGCACGGGCGAGCAGGATAGTGTAGGATCGCTGCCAGTTCAGAATACGGGGAACTCTGACACACCCACTTTCTCCACTGCCCTATTGTAATGTATAGGATCTCAAAACGTGCAGCCTGTTTCAAGACTCTGGTCTGAGGCAAATGAGGTTAAAACCAGTAGGCGTGCCACCTCCATAAACTGAAATCCCCAAGCTCACCGCAGCTGGTTCTGAGTCCTTGCATCTTCTGACACATGCATCCAAACAGGATTATTGTTTATTGTTTACATTCCAGCAGTGCCTAGGAGACcgagtcatggaccaggccccagCTGCTCTcggagctgtacaaacatagaacacaaagacagtccctgccctgaggggcttGCAGTGGTTGTTTACCAAGGAAATACTGTTTGAATGTACCCAGAGAAATCTATCTATGGTACTGCAGCTGGGATTTGGGGGAGATTGGGATTGGCTGggagagaaactgggactggctgtgCAAGGAGACTGAGGACTGTAGGATGAaggggaggctgggactggaatgGAAAGGAGATTGAGACAGAGTCGTGGAGGGAGAGGCATCTGGAATTAGTTGGGTGGGGAGGCTGGGACTGGTAgttgcagggaggggaggctggtACAGGttaggcaaggagactgggactgcagGCTGGGGGAGACTGGGTCTGGGAACCAGTGATAGAAATGTGGGAGAGCAGGAAAGACaagccagtggttagggtacttgaCTCGGACTTGGGAGAGCCATGCTCAATTCCCTGCTGcttcacagacttcctgcatgaccttcgGCACGTCACTTagcttctccgtgcctcagttccccatctgtaaaatgggggtgacaaCACCGTTCTGCCTCAcctgggtgttgtgaggataacgaTTCTTGgctgctcagatactgcagtgatgggggccatgtgaggggtgtgtggggaggaggagatacAGGGACTTGGAGGTTGGGACTGGGTAGACAAGgagccagggatggggaagagacaggactggggcAGGTTGGAGGAACAGGGCAGAAGGGGTCAGGTTTgtggggaatgggcagaagagtccgagccactagagcacactcccgTCCAGagcctggactggaacccagattCCTGAGTCTCGCCATTTCCCTGCTGTCCACAGTATCTGTGAAGCCCACCGGCAAAGCGTGCATCTCGTCCCTCTGGGAGCCTGGTCCACGCAGAGCATGACAACCTACTCCTGCCGTCACCAACTCCATGGGCTCACgtggcagagctctgtgtggtggatctaaaggttccagccCTGCGGCGGACGCGTGGGTGTCAATATGACGCCACacgatggaatttgttttttttcagtttgccttttaaaaaacctAAGAAATTAACACACAGAACCCATCAAAAGAGCATTATTAGGGTTGTAAAGTTAAGCACGCAAAGGTCGGGAAAcaccagagttaaggttgcctgtgcaatcttatcTCAGTTCCCTCAGACGCATGTATTATGATaccgtctttaattacatgatcccatACTGCTTTTTCCACAGAACCTCGGCCTCATTCAGTGAGCAGCCTGGACAGTGCCTACTtagtgagcagctattcaatcGTTCCATGTGCAGCCCCATGACTTATTTACCACACACTATTCAAACCTTGCTCTTATTGATTTCCTTGTGAGCTTTTCCagggtgctcatcactgtagtatccagTGCTTCATAAACactaattaatttatcttcacaacacccctgggaggtgggggagtggtgttatccccatttcacagatggaagggtgaggcacagagagattcagaTTAAAAGTGTAACTTTGGGTGAGACGACTAGGACCTGATTCTTCAGCATTAAATAGCATTTTATTTGTTCAAGGCACCTGCGAGTGCTCAGCACGTCCGCAAATCAGACCtcagggtctcaagttgggctcccAGAAAATGAGGCACACACAAGTAGTGACCACCCGTGAAAAGTTtgggttaagtgactttccaACACTGcagaggaactctgtggcagaggcagggagagactccaattccccagggcagcattcagctgccATAACCATGTGACTGTCCTTTCTCTTGCTGGGaacccctgtctcattcactacacaccttccagctTCCACAGTAAATGAAGTAGGAATGCTACAGCTAGGAGAACCCTTCACTGCTCACCCCTGATTGCTCCCCAGAACAGGCCcctcctgtgcattgaatgaggcatgGGTTCTATGCAGGGGCAGCACCAGCTCTTCCCGGTGGGGAGGCTGAGATGGGCCTTAGCCCCCCTTCGCCATGAGGCCCTATCCCTCTGCGTGGCGCTaccttctgctcctcctctccctcccgtGGCCTCGCCCCCTGGCCCCATTGGAAGCCAGCGCCGGGCAGTGCTCGCAGCCACCACGAGCGGTGGCGGACTTAACTCTGGGGCTGTCAGAGCCTTCAGGAAACTGCCCTGGGCAGCATGCCCCAGTGGGCGGGGACATAGGCCAAAGACTGCTCTTGggcacccccatccccagcccgggcaggccagcagctgctgctctctctgctctgccttcagtcGGAGAATGGCAGTTGCTACGGGTACCATAGATAGATTTCTCTGGTTACATTCAAACAGTATTTCCTTAGTCAGGGGCGGCACCAGTGCACCAAAGGCGTGCCTGGGGCGTTGGCCTGCCGGTCgttgtgagggcggcagtcaggctgccttcagcggcatgcctgcgggaggtccaccggtcccgtggatttggcggcaattcggcgacgggtacgccgaagccgcgggactggcggatgtcccgcaggcatgccaccgaaagcagcctgcctgccgtgtttggggcagcaaaatacatagagctgcccctgtccTTGGTAAatcccctgcctccagcaccaCCCCTGGTtctgtggaaaatatagtatgtgatcttgtgattaaagattgtatcataatgcatatgcacaagggggccaagttaaggttgcacaggcgaccttaattctggcatctccTTACCTTTgactgcttgattttgcaaccttcaTAATGTTCTTTTAGTATAGCTTTTGAGTGTGTAATGTGTACAGATACCTATGCTCTCAGTGTTTACGCTCCTATTGACTATCTCTTATATACTGTAATTGACTACTAGCATGTTAGGCACTCCACTGATAGAATCATAGCTATTCAGCTGTGTCATAGGATCTGTATTGCTAACGGAGAGTCTCAGCTAGcatttagctcaagtggtagggaGACCTGTGCTATTGGAGTAGGAGAATCAGATCTCTGTCCCCACGTCATCAAGTTTAAAGTGATGGTAGCATGCAGCATAGTGACAATTGTGAGATTCCTAAATGGCCATCGGTTTGTTTGTAGTataaggccctgaccctgcaatgaATGGACAGACCTCTCAACCCACacggagtcccattgacttgagggCTTTGTCCATGGGAGTTCACTATAAGATCAGGCCTAAACATATCCAATGTACTGCACTTATTTGTGCAAATAATGGAAACTACTTACAATGAGCTTGGGTATAGTGATATAAATTGTTTCAGTGACTTGCAATGTACAAATTACAATTCCTCTTCTACTGAGCCTCTCATAATAGTGATGCTGATCTCTGGAATAAAATAACTTCACTCTGATATCATCCTGCTATGTACCAATGCCACTATTATAATGAGGTCTGTTGCTATGACCAAACAGAGCGGCATTAACTTATACGTTATGTTTTTTCTTCCTGCTTTTCTTGCAGGTTATAAATGATTAGCCCTTATGACCAACATGAGCTGGAGTTTTCTCACCCGTCTGCTAGAAGAAATTCACAATCACTCCACTTTTGTGGGGAAGGTCTGGCTCACCGTGCTGATCGTCTTCCGTATCGTCCTGACGGCTGTCGGAGGGGAGTCCATATACTCAGATGAACAGAGCAAATTCACGTGTAACACCAAGCAGCCGGGCTGCGACAACGTCTGCTACGATGCCTTCGCACCGCTATCACACGTCAGGTTCTGGGTCTTCCAGATCATCATGATCTCAACCCCTTCCATCATGTACCTGGGCTATGCCATCCACAGGATCGCTAGGTCCTCCGAGGAGGAGAAGAGGCTTAAGGTactcaagaagaagaagaagcagttTGCTTTGAACTGGCAGGCTGTCCGTAACTTGGAAGACCCTTTGGAAGCAGACGAAGAGGAGCCCATGATCTCTGATAACACGGTGGAAAACGAGGAGAAAGCCAAAGCAAATAAGAAGAGCAAGGAGCAGCAGAAGCACGATGGGAGGAAACGCATCCAGCAAGAAGGGCTGATGAAGATTTACGTCTTCCAGCTCATTGCCAGAGCTTCATTTGAAGTTTGTTTCTTGGTTGGGCAGTATTTTCTCTATGGCTTTGAGGTGGAAGCATATTTCGTCTGCAGCAGAGCCCCTTGCCCTCACACCGTGGACTGCTTTGTGTCAAGGCCGACAGAGAAGACCATCTTCCTCCTGGTGATGTATGTTGTGAGCTGCCTGTGTCTGTTGCTCAACATGTGTGAAATGTTCCACTTGGGGTTTGGGACCATTAGAGATGCCATTCGCAACAGAAAGATTAATAGTTTCAGGCAGCCTCCATACAACTATTCCTACTCGAAGAATATCTCCTGCCCTCCCGAGTATAACCTGGTTGTGAAATCAGAGAAGCCTGCAAAGGTCCCAAATAGCTTGTTGGCCCATGAGCAGAACTTGGCTAACGTTGCTCAAGAACAACAGTGCACAAGCCCAGATGAGAACATCCCGCCAGATCTGTCCACCCTTCATAAACACTTGAGGGTGGCCCAGGAGCAGTTAGACATAGCATTCCAGAGCTACAATGCCACTCAGGCCAACATGCAGCCTTCCAGAACCAGTAGCCCACCTTCAGGTGGGACTGTGGTAGAACAGAACAGGGTCAATACTGCCCATGAGAAACAAGGCGCTAAGCCCAAAGCCAGTTCAGAAAAAGGTAGTTCTAGCAGCAAAGATGGAAAGACTTCTGTATGGATATAATTGGGTGCTTGACCGTAGCTCACAGACAGGGCAATGTAAGtagaggtttggtttttttcccagcATTGTCTAGAATTCAATTCACAGAGCACAGGCACAATTTGTACATGGGAGTAAATGTAGCTGAAGGATGAGTTGTTTCAAACGTTACATTTGAATAATGTCTTCTGGTGCGTTAACAAAGACACTCCCTTTCTTGCCTAGTCCATATTGTCTCTGGGAACCTCCATCGAGCTAAACTGTAtggtgcccctccaccccccggcaCTGCTTAGGGGTGGGAGTAACAGCCTTTCTTCTTATGTCACTTACTAGCTGTTTGCCCAGGATGACCCACTGCAGGCTCTCTGCGACAGAGACTGGACTGACAAGCGAGCTGGCTGGCAGGAAGGGGACTCTGTTGATCATTCAGAAGAAAAGTCTTGACTACCCCGAGCAACTCATGTTCTGCATCATGAGGCTATCGTACTGTACTTGTGTTGAGAACGGTTTAATTACTAAATGTCCTTCCTCAAATTAATTTGAATTCCTCCGTTAAAGGGGAAAACGGTGACATGTTGCATAAACTGCCACGATCGACTAGCATGGCTTGTTTCCTGCCTGGATTCTTACATGCACTAACAAGCAGTCATTGGAGATGAACGCAACAGAGATTGCAGCCATGAGTTCTAACCCTGCATTAATGGCACATGAAGACTGTCAGAAGCACAGTAGCCGTATTTTAAAGAATGTACGCGACCCTGAGTGATTAGCGTTGAGGTAAACGTTgtatccttttttcccccccaatcagTGTTGAACTGCAAAGCAAACGGGATCAAATGCTACGTAGCGTTTGCAGTCAATTTGCACTGTAATGATGCTGCAGTGTAGCATTCGTCCCAGAGCTGGTGGGAATTGAAGCAGTTTAGCGTTTTTTAACACTGCTACTGCACATCTTAAGCAAAAGTGCCTTTAAGCAACCAGGAAAGTGAAATTCGAAGTTTCTAATGTCTGTGTTAACTCTTGGTAGAGATCAGAAGAGCAGTGCTCACAAATTTTGTTATCATGTActtttgttttaatcaaaagCTTATAAATAGTTGCAGACAAATAGATCAATGCCTAGTGTGTacagcgtgtgtgtgtggagaCGTATATTtgagtatatatacacacacatctgaATATTATGTGTGAGATAcagatatatataatataatatcaaCCCCACGATGATTTTTACAACTTCCCACTCCCACCAAAAAAACACCAGCTCAGAATGGTGGCTGATTTTCCTCTCTTGGAGGTCGAATGGCCAgcccttgggccagatcctcagctggtgtcagttgGTTCAGCTTCATTTATGTCATCTGACccaagctgagaatctgcccgCTTGACTTTAATGGGGACAGGAGAAGGGCCATTCACAAAAAGCACTCGTCTGCGGTTTAAGGACCAAATCCCCCTTGCCTTGCTCACATGACTAGTTCCACTGGACTTGTGTACACCAGGTTATTTTGGCTAAAGTTTACCACCAGAGATACCCACAATGCAACGCTGGTGCAGACCAAGTCTATGCAACATGGTGCTTAAAATGCCAGTGGCCGCTGGCACCTTGTCTGCTCCAGTTCTGTGGGAGAAAGTGAACTGATGGTGGGAGAAGTGGGGAAATCTTAAGAAAAGAAGCCCAGTCTAGACACCACCATTGACTTCCACGAGGCTATTCATGTCAGTGAGGCAAGCAGGGTTAGGACCCTAAACACAATGTGGCTCCAACTAGAAGGGTTTCTCTTTTTCAAACACTCTTGGTAAAAAATACTTTGGCAATGTATCTGACTTGGACAAAACTGACTGTCTGTGGCTTTGTTGTGAATTAACTCCGGTAACGAGCAGAAATGTAATCCTGACCACTGGGAACATGGCTGGGTGATTTATCGGCCTGGGTGTCAGTGGATGTGCTGaagtaaaaaagtaaataaataactgCCCCATTTTCTGCTCTGTTGCCTCTCGTGGAGAGCCTGACCCTGCCAGGTGCCTAGGTGTCCTCAATTCCTTCTGTGGCTTTGCAGGATGCATTCAAGAGCTTCCAGGATTAGACCCATAAATCTCAGCCCACAATAAACCTCTAGAGACTCTGAATGAGCAGagcacttaagaatgtgcttaactttaagcaagtaaGTAGCCCTAGGGGCCGACTCGTGCTAAAGTGCTGTATTCAGTCAGGGCCTAATAAGGCACTTCCGAAAGCTCTACAACATCATCAGGGATAGTGACAgagcaaataattgttttaaaaggaaTACCATGACCAGCTCCTGAGAGCTTCTGGCAAAAAGGTTTAATATATTTTGCTTAGCCACCTATAAAGTAATTTAGGgtttgatcctgttcccattggagGGCATCTCCTGGAAGCAGAATCTGCTCCCTATGATTGTTGAAAATGACTGAGCGACTCGAAGGAACTGATCACAAATCATCAGTTCTGTTTAAAGGAATGCAGCTTTATTCTGCTGCACGCCAGGGCATGTGTAGTGGATTTCCTCAGCAGGATAGGTCAGGATTACTCCATGGGTCTGTCTTAGGGAAGATCTCACTTTAGCTGTGAGTTTTGCACAAAAGGCTCCTAATATTTACAacatggtgggggtgggagaaacaTATCTGTCTGCTCCTCCTGGCTGAGTCCTTTCTCTTTGCTCCATGGAACGACTTTGCATTTTGCATGGAGTTAAATTATTCCTCTTGAACGTGGGCCATACCTAAAAACCAAGAGGGGCTGTTTGATAATGGTGGGgtccattaaaaattaaatgtgccGCAGATCCCTTGACCCTGGTGCATATTCTGAACAGGAGAGATGCCGTGGTGAAGTCAGGCCCAGTCAGCTGGGTATTGGTTTACGCTTTATGCTGCCCAGTGTGAACGTTTATACTGCGCATCTATGTGAATCTCCCTCGTTTAGCTTTGGCCCTGTGCCCCCCCACAGGCAATTAACGTGATGACCCTGATGGAAGCTCTGAGTAGACTGAGGGTTGGATGTTGCATGTTTTTTTCCTTAGAAATGACTCACAATGCAGCAGGCCCATTGAAACGTGTTcccctggagcagagcagtgaCTCTCTGCTGCCTGGGCGAGTTTGGATTGTATGTTTATCCTGCTTATAACAGCAACAACAGCCTCCAGCCCTCAGCATTTCCTGAATAATTCCTGCTGGGTGTAATTGACCCCAGGTTTCCATTGGACTCCTCAGCTAGTCATTAATCTTCAGGGAGTGCTCTGTGTGCCTcggttgttgttgtttaattCAATCCTGCTTTGATTGGTGTTGCTGGGCCGAGAATAGCCGGCCAGAGAAGCAGAGGCAGCCCCTTGGCTCTGACTTGATTTGTAAGTGTGGCTAATGCCAAGCATTTGCCCAAGGGGCAGAGAAACACGCTTTACATCAGACATCTCAGAGTCCGTCACATGAGCTCGCGCTAATAAATGTATAATCAGCCCTTATTGTTTATTATATTAGGAAGGGATGCACAACTGCTTTGTGTCTGTGAGGGCCTTGTGAGCCCTGCCCTCCCTGCAGCCACCATCCCTGGGGCTGAGGACTGTCAGCGATTGCAGGATTTTGCTGTTAATACTCTCTTGTTGGTTCTAGTATAACCTCCTTTCTGAGTGGTCTATAATTATAATCTCTTACAACCCATGCCTAATGCTGTACAAAGAGCTAAATAATCCTCAACATGCCTGGAAGGTAACTATTATTAAACCTCACTTTATCCAGCATGGTTAAGACACTTACCCAAGGCATCCAGCGGGtcagtgtcagagacaggattagaCAGCAGCAGTTCCAAGTGTCCAGCCCCACGTTCAACCTATTGGCTCCAGTTCACCTGTTTTAGGCAGCCCGATATGTGGCATAcaagttttcagtgtagaaacattttctgttacaagATGATTGTGTTGGGGCggggggtttggtttggtttggtttcctgGCTTCACTTGCTGTGGTGAAAAGCAGATGACTTGAGAGCCACGAATTAGGACTTGCTTGTGATGCCTTGTTAAAGATGGGATTTCAGAAGCCTCTCTGAATTTCTTGACCCTTCTGGGTAGCCTATGCCAGGTACTTTGTGTTACCATGGTGGTCAATGAGCTGTATTTCTGCTGGAGGGACACCAAATTATCGCCCAAACTAACTGGGCAGGGAAGTTGGGCCCTCAGTACCTATTGAATGTCTCAATGTGTGATTCTCCTTACCCCCCATTCCACAACATGAGCTTAATGGGTCAGATGATGATTGCAAGCATGTCAGCGTTGTACACAACAGTCCAAATTCTGTCCTGATTCATTCGCTACCCCAGCCAAGTGAACCAGTAAAGTTGCCTGGGACATAAGATGGGGCAGAACATAACCCAACATTTTCCATATACCCCCATGCAGCTACAGTGCAGTGCTGAACAGCATGCCTGTGGGGCTAGGCAGTGGCAATGTGATAATAGTAGATTGCAGAATCCTGGCCTCattcaagtcaataggagtcttgccagtgacttcagtgggggagcATTTCACCCATAAAAGTTAGAGTTGGGAACAAGCTATGAAGTCACATCTGGGGCCAGTGCTAGCTCATTTCTTGCAGCACATTGGCCAGGGCTCTGTCCATTCTAGTATTAACTTGTAAAAGATCCGAGcatggggcttccaccacttctcttgAGAGAATATGTCACTGTCTTAGAGTACTCATGGTCAGGAGATTTTTTTCCAGCTATTCAGCCTGTAAGGTAGCCGTGACCTAGTGGTTGGTGATAAAACTGAATCAAGagacctgtgttctgttcccGACCACGCTACTGATAATCTCTGTGACCTTGGctgagtcacttcccctctgttttCTTATCTGTAACATAGGGCTGATAATGTTTACCCACCTTGGTAAAGCACCTTGAGACCTGCAGGTGAGAAGACACACTCTGTGTTGCACCTCTGCAGAGTGTCTCTAACCTCCAGC
Proteins encoded in this window:
- the GJC2 gene encoding gap junction gamma-2 protein, whose product is MTNMSWSFLTRLLEEIHNHSTFVGKVWLTVLIVFRIVLTAVGGESIYSDEQSKFTCNTKQPGCDNVCYDAFAPLSHVRFWVFQIIMISTPSIMYLGYAIHRIARSSEEEKRLKVLKKKKKQFALNWQAVRNLEDPLEADEEEPMISDNTVENEEKAKANKKSKEQQKHDGRKRIQQEGLMKIYVFQLIARASFEVCFLVGQYFLYGFEVEAYFVCSRAPCPHTVDCFVSRPTEKTIFLLVMYVVSCLCLLLNMCEMFHLGFGTIRDAIRNRKINSFRQPPYNYSYSKNISCPPEYNLVVKSEKPAKVPNSLLAHEQNLANVAQEQQCTSPDENIPPDLSTLHKHLRVAQEQLDIAFQSYNATQANMQPSRTSSPPSGGTVVEQNRVNTAHEKQGAKPKASSEKGSSSSKDGKTSVWI